From a region of the Fibrobacter sp. UWR4 genome:
- a CDS encoding ParA family protein has product MSKVIAICNQKGGVGKTTTAVNLAASFAALEKKTLLIDMDPQGNASQGLGFNETQEVDAHEILDLAVNPDNVTYENLKPAILDTTLDYLKIITSGPDLAVMEIELVNAMSREHRLERVINILKQSFEYIIIDAPPSLNLLTLNVLTAATSVLIPVQCEYYALQGMTELFKTIREVQKNLNASLKIEGALLTMYDSRLSLSKQVAEEVRENLSDTVFQAMIPRNVKLSEAPSHGKPAILYDVQSSGAQAYMKLAEEILNKDK; this is encoded by the coding sequence ATGAGTAAAGTGATCGCTATATGCAACCAGAAAGGTGGCGTAGGTAAGACTACTACCGCCGTGAATCTGGCTGCCAGTTTTGCCGCCCTTGAGAAGAAGACCCTTCTCATCGACATGGACCCCCAGGGTAACGCATCCCAGGGTCTCGGCTTCAACGAAACCCAGGAAGTGGACGCCCACGAAATCCTGGACCTGGCCGTCAATCCGGACAATGTCACCTACGAAAACCTGAAGCCCGCCATCCTGGACACCACCCTGGACTACCTGAAGATCATCACTTCCGGTCCGGATCTGGCCGTCATGGAAATCGAGCTGGTGAACGCCATGAGTCGTGAACACCGTCTGGAACGAGTGATCAACATCCTGAAACAGTCCTTCGAGTACATCATCATCGATGCACCTCCCAGCCTGAACTTATTAACACTTAACGTCCTGACTGCCGCTACCAGCGTGCTGATTCCGGTGCAGTGTGAATATTATGCACTGCAGGGTATGACCGAACTCTTCAAGACCATCCGCGAAGTCCAGAAGAATCTGAACGCCAGCCTGAAAATCGAAGGCGCCCTCCTGACCATGTACGACTCCCGCCTCAGCCTCTCCAAGCAGGTTGCGGAAGAAGTCCGTGAAAACCTGAGCGATACTGTATTCCAGGCAATGATCCCCCGTAACGTGAAGTTGAGCGAAGCTCCTTCCCACGGCAAGCCCGCCATCCTTTACGATGTGCAGAGCAGTGGCGCCCAGGCATACATGAAGCTGGCCGAAGAAATCCTGAACAAGGATAAGTAA
- a CDS encoding 16S rRNA (guanine(527)-N(7))-methyltransferase RsmG, with protein MTYKNNEEQKNLLNQFLASNGVELSSETLNKLYKFADLVVDTKEYGNLISEKDSQKFLSRHIADSLVPYIYIGKLVDPSAAPQDDTAAFRAETLSKLKGKRWADMGAGAGCPSFPLAIAMPDVQFYAVEPRNKRVQFMNFVKDQLHLNNMTVVGKRFETSGLAYLDFVSCRALSTFENDWERAQPGLARGGQFVTLKSYNNIVHLENDPAVHIYKYALPQEEQEYALVTRGNE; from the coding sequence ATGACATATAAAAATAACGAAGAACAGAAGAATCTTTTGAACCAGTTCCTGGCCTCTAATGGTGTTGAACTGTCTTCAGAAACATTGAATAAACTTTATAAGTTTGCCGACCTAGTAGTGGATACCAAGGAATATGGCAACCTGATTTCTGAGAAGGATTCCCAGAAGTTCTTGTCCCGACATATCGCCGACTCCCTGGTGCCTTATATATATATAGGTAAGTTGGTGGATCCTTCGGCTGCGCCTCAGGATGACACCGCAGCTTTTCGCGCAGAGACCCTCAGCAAGCTGAAGGGTAAGCGTTGGGCAGACATGGGAGCGGGTGCAGGTTGTCCCTCCTTCCCGCTGGCAATCGCCATGCCGGATGTTCAGTTCTACGCAGTGGAACCCCGCAACAAGCGTGTGCAGTTCATGAACTTCGTCAAGGACCAGCTGCACCTGAATAACATGACCGTCGTAGGCAAGCGTTTCGAAACTTCGGGCCTGGCCTATCTGGACTTTGTCAGCTGCCGCGCCCTCTCCACTTTTGAAAATGACTGGGAACGCGCCCAGCCGGGTCTGGCCCGTGGTGGCCAATTCGTGACCCTGAAGAGTTACAACAATATCGTTCACCTGGAAAACGATCCGGCAGTACACATATATAAATATGCACTGCCCCAGGAAGAACAGGAATATGCCCTTGTTACAAGAGGTAACGAATGA
- a CDS encoding O-acetyl-ADP-ribose deacetylase: protein MVEIEVVQGDITKLKVDVIVNAANRSLLGGGGVDGAIHRAAGRELVEACRVFGGCETGEARITPGFKLPAKFVIHTPGPIYNDGLHGEPELLRSCYENSMKLAEENGCETVAFSAISTGVYGYPKKEATEIAIRTVREFTCSSVKKVIFCCFGEDMLKIYQEVLKMMAP, encoded by the coding sequence ATGGTAGAAATTGAAGTTGTCCAGGGTGACATTACCAAGCTGAAAGTGGATGTCATTGTGAATGCTGCCAACAGATCCTTGCTGGGTGGCGGAGGTGTGGATGGTGCCATCCATCGTGCAGCTGGCAGAGAGTTGGTGGAAGCGTGTCGGGTGTTTGGAGGTTGCGAAACTGGCGAAGCTCGAATTACTCCCGGGTTCAAGTTGCCGGCAAAGTTCGTGATTCACACCCCCGGACCCATCTATAACGATGGCCTTCATGGGGAGCCGGAACTGCTTCGGTCCTGCTACGAAAACTCCATGAAACTGGCTGAAGAAAATGGTTGCGAGACTGTGGCCTTCTCGGCAATCTCCACCGGAGTCTATGGCTATCCGAAAAAGGAAGCTACTGAAATTGCCATTCGAACTGTCCGCGAATTCACATGCAGTTCTGTGAAGAAAGTAATCTTCTGTTGCTTTGGTGAAGATATGTTGAAGATTTATCAGGAAGTTCTGAAGATGATGGCGCCTTGA